The Magnetococcales bacterium nucleotide sequence ATTCCTGGTCAGCCGGGTGATCTGGATGTTGGGAGCGATGCGGGTCGTCAGATGGAACGCCATGGCCCGCAAAATGGAACGGTATGGCACTCATGCCCCATCATTCCGAGAGTGACGATGGGGTTTCAGTCCTCAACGGTGGTCCGTTTTTTGATCTATGAAGGGAAGTGATTGTGAGCCGCTGATTCCCTGCAAATCAGAGGTGAACGCTATGACGACCATGTTGAAGGAAAACAGACTGCGCCCCACGGCACCCGATCTGATGCCTGCCGAAGAGCGATTGAAGGAGGTGGCCAACATTCTCGCCACCGGGATGGCGCGGTTAATGAAAAATAATAAAACAGAGAAAAATCCACTGGATAAGTCGCCAACCATAGGCCCTCATGGTCGAAAACCAACTCAAGGAGAAGACCATGAATAACATTGATGTGATCAAACAAGTGGCGGCCTTGCCGGGGATGAGCACCCCGGATTTGAAGGCCATGTGGAAGAAATTCCACGAAAAAGATCCTCCGCCGTTCAATCGGACCTTTCTGGTGAAGCGGCTGGCATACCGGCTTCAAGAACTGGCCTACGGTGGGATGTCGGAGGAAACCGGAAAACGGTTGGAAAATCTGGCCTCGGATGAGGCTGGGGCCTCGAATGGAAAGGCTTCACGGGAGCAGATTCTTCCGGGCACCAGCTTGGTGCGGGAATGGAAGGGCGTGGAGCATGGATGCACGGTTTTGGAAAACGGCTTCGAATATCAGGGGAAGCACTTCAAGAGTCTGACGGCAGTGGCCAACTTCATTACCGGAACACGATGGAATGGCTACGTTTTCTTTGGCCTCAAAAAGCAGATCAGGAGCCGGTCATGAGCCTTCGAAAACAGGTTACTCCAAAAGTTCGGTGCGCCATCTACACCCGCAAGAGTACCGATGAGGGGCTGGAGATGGAGTTCAACACCCTCGACGCCCAGCGTGAGGCGTGCGAGGCCTACATCGCCAGCCAGAAGTCCGAGGGGTGGTTCCTGGTGACCGACCGCTATGACGACGGGGGCTTCTCCGGGGGAAATCTGGAGCGACCCGCTCTGAAGCGGCTGCTGGCCGACATCGAGGCGGGGCAGGTCAACGTGGTGGTGGTCTACAAGATCGACCGTTTGACCCGCTCCCTGCTGGATTTCGCCAAGCTGGTGGAAGCCTTTGACCGCCAGAAAGTTACCTTCGCCAGCATTACCCAGTCCTTCAACACCACCACCTCCATGGGCCGTCTCACCCTGAACGTGCTCCTCTCTTTCGCGCAGTTCGAACGGGAAATCTCGGCGGAACGGATCCGGGACAAGTTTGCGGCATCGAAACGCAAGGGAATGTGGATGGGCGGGCACGTTCCCCTGGGGTATGTTGTCCAGAATCGCAAGCTGTTGATTGCCAATGAAGAAGCGGAGATTGTGCGGTTCATCTTCCGAAGATACCTGGAAACCGGCTCCGCAACGCAGGTGGTGGAAGAATTGGATATGGCTGGGACGGTCAGCCGCAGCGGAAAACCATTTGATAAGGGATACCTTTATCGGATGCTTGGAAATCGCCACTACCTGGGGGAGATCCCGGCGGGAACGGAAAG carries:
- a CDS encoding DUF2924 domain-containing protein; translated protein: MNNIDVIKQVAALPGMSTPDLKAMWKKFHEKDPPPFNRTFLVKRLAYRLQELAYGGMSEETGKRLENLASDEAGASNGKASREQILPGTSLVREWKGVEHGCTVLENGFEYQGKHFKSLTAVANFITGTRWNGYVFFGLKKQIRSRS
- a CDS encoding recombinase family protein; this translates as MSLRKQVTPKVRCAIYTRKSTDEGLEMEFNTLDAQREACEAYIASQKSEGWFLVTDRYDDGGFSGGNLERPALKRLLADIEAGQVNVVVVYKIDRLTRSLLDFAKLVEAFDRQKVTFASITQSFNTTTSMGRLTLNVLLSFAQFEREISAERIRDKFAASKRKGMWMGGHVPLGYVVQNRKLLIANEEAEIVRFIFRRYLETGSATQVVEELDMAGTVSRSGKPFDKGYLYRMLGNRHYLGEIPAGTESFPGEHDPIIDRETWDRTQALLASNTRRQRARRRKQSQALLGGIIFCRHCNRAMSPTYARKDGRLYRYYLCQSAAKSGYNSCLIRSVAAGEIEAVVIQQVRMVLRSPEMVVKTWRAGKKAGTEIQERDVTEALQRLDPVWDELFPAEQQRLVQLLVAQVDVFTEAVKVHLRAQGLDTLSRELNDLWNTKEEAA